The Nitrosospira lacus genome window below encodes:
- the tig gene encoding trigger factor, whose product MQSNVEDLGALERRLNVSIPQEKIETEIESRLKRLARTAKIHGFRPGKVPLKIVMQQYGPQVRQEVMGDVLQRNFSEAVREQKLRVAGYPHFEPKQGAENAAQFEFSATFEVYPDVILGDLSGARIDRPVVSVIGSDVDKTLEILRKQRVQYEPAARPAVTGDRVTIDYRGVIDGVEFDGGKAENFALVLGEGRLLKDFEEPLVGMSAGQSKTFEVTFPADYHGKEVAGKTATFEAKLNSVEAAKLPEVDAEFARSLGVGDGSIEKMREEIEGNLEREVSKRVKARVKEQVMQALLDATAIQAPKALVEQELERLMQDARNDLESRGMSSKNVPLPRDLFYERAQRRVNLGLILGEVVRINGLHAKPEQVRTVVEDLAQSYENPAEVVKWHYASRDRLNEAESAVLEDNVVTWVLEKVAVADKPMTLDELMGKS is encoded by the coding sequence ATGCAATCGAATGTCGAAGACCTGGGTGCGCTAGAGCGTCGCCTTAACGTTTCGATTCCTCAGGAAAAAATCGAAACGGAAATTGAAAGCCGCCTGAAGCGTTTGGCGCGTACCGCAAAAATACACGGTTTTCGGCCCGGCAAGGTGCCGCTGAAAATTGTCATGCAGCAATACGGCCCGCAGGTGCGCCAGGAGGTCATGGGTGATGTGCTGCAGAGGAATTTCAGCGAAGCTGTGCGTGAGCAAAAGCTGCGGGTTGCAGGTTATCCGCATTTTGAACCGAAGCAGGGGGCGGAAAACGCTGCTCAATTTGAATTCAGTGCGACATTTGAGGTCTATCCAGATGTGATCCTCGGTGATTTAAGCGGAGCCCGAATCGACCGGCCTGTAGTCAGCGTGATTGGCTCCGACGTCGATAAGACGCTGGAGATTCTGCGCAAGCAGCGCGTTCAATACGAGCCGGCGGCGCGGCCCGCGGTAACAGGTGATCGTGTCACCATCGATTATCGTGGCGTCATCGATGGAGTAGAATTTGACGGCGGCAAAGCCGAGAATTTTGCCCTCGTGCTGGGGGAAGGCAGGCTCCTCAAAGACTTTGAAGAACCTCTTGTGGGCATGAGCGCCGGGCAGAGCAAAACGTTTGAAGTAACCTTTCCGGCGGATTATCATGGAAAGGAGGTTGCCGGAAAGACGGCCACCTTTGAGGCGAAGCTCAACAGCGTGGAAGCGGCGAAACTGCCGGAAGTGGATGCTGAATTCGCCAGATCGCTCGGCGTTGGGGATGGCAGTATCGAAAAAATGCGCGAGGAAATCGAGGGCAACCTTGAGCGAGAAGTATCCAAACGGGTAAAAGCCAGAGTCAAGGAACAAGTCATGCAGGCATTGCTGGATGCGACCGCGATTCAGGCACCCAAAGCGCTGGTGGAGCAGGAACTGGAGCGGCTCATGCAGGATGCGCGTAATGATCTCGAATCGCGGGGCATGAGCTCTAAAAACGTGCCGTTACCCCGGGATTTGTTTTACGAGCGGGCGCAACGCCGGGTGAATCTGGGATTGATCCTGGGTGAAGTGGTAAGGATTAATGGCCTGCATGCAAAGCCTGAACAGGTGCGAACAGTGGTGGAGGATCTTGCACAAAGCTACGAGAATCCTGCTGAGGTGGTTAAATGGCATTATGCTTCACGGGATCGCCTTAACGAGGCGGAGTCGGCGGTGCTGGAAGATAACGTGGTAACGTGGGTGCTGGAAAAAGTTGCAGTCGCGGACAAGCCAATGACGCTGGATGAATTGATGGGAAAATCATGA
- a CDS encoding YciK family oxidoreductase, whose translation MNNFKNYRASPDLLKDRVILVTGAGQGIGRIAALTYAAHGATVILHGRRVEKLERVYDEIEAGGGVQPSIFPLDLEKAGDKDFQAIAHAIKLQLGKLDGILHNAALIFSLTPLENQTLEQWLSMLRVNLVAPFALTRACLPLLKASPDASVIMTSETHGHDPAAYWGGFAVAKAGLEVLAKIQAQEWEMLPNLRVNVIIPGPVHTPQRTRTHPGEVKQDLRPPEDLMPGYLYLMGPDSNAVRGQTLFC comes from the coding sequence ATGAATAATTTTAAAAATTACCGCGCGTCGCCTGATTTGCTCAAGGATCGTGTGATTCTCGTTACTGGTGCAGGCCAGGGCATAGGCCGTATTGCAGCGTTAACCTATGCCGCTCACGGTGCTACCGTAATTCTGCATGGGCGCCGGGTTGAGAAGCTGGAACGTGTGTATGATGAAATTGAAGCCGGAGGCGGGGTGCAGCCGTCAATTTTTCCGCTTGACCTGGAAAAGGCGGGAGACAAGGATTTTCAGGCGATTGCTCATGCCATCAAGCTGCAGTTGGGCAAACTGGATGGCATCCTGCACAATGCGGCATTGATATTCAGTCTGACTCCACTAGAGAATCAGACACTGGAACAATGGCTATCGATGCTACGCGTCAATCTGGTTGCGCCCTTTGCGCTGACACGCGCCTGTCTGCCACTGCTGAAAGCGTCGCCGGATGCAAGCGTGATAATGACCTCGGAAACGCATGGTCATGATCCCGCGGCCTATTGGGGCGGATTTGCGGTGGCCAAGGCGGGACTGGAGGTGCTGGCGAAAATTCAGGCACAGGAATGGGAAATGCTGCCGAACCTGCGTGTCAATGTGATAATTCCGGGGCCGGTGCACACGCCCCAGCGGACGAGGACTCATCCCGGTGAGGTCAAGCAGGATTTGCGTCCACCGGAGGATCTGATGCCTGGTTATCTATATTTGATGGGCCCGGACAGTAACGCTGTCAGAGGCCAGACCCTATTTTGCTAG
- the hpnD gene encoding presqualene diphosphate synthase HpnD: MTPDQYCQEKAIQSGSSFYYSFLYLPTERRRAITALYAFCREVDDVVDECTDASVARTKLAWWRQEVAAIFDAGHGNEPSHPVAKALVNVSKIFNLTAERLNEIIDGMEMDLNYNRYADFETLRLYCYHVASVVGLCSAEIFGYRNPDTLKYAQDLGLAFQLTNIIRDVGEDARRDRIYLPQDELVRFGVSNEDILHSRETDSFKRLMEFQIERAESYYARAFAALPAEDRKNQRPGIVMAAIYQALLKEIKEDGCRIMRQRVSLTPMRKLWIAWTTWIKG; the protein is encoded by the coding sequence ATGACTCCAGATCAGTACTGTCAGGAAAAAGCGATTCAAAGCGGTTCCAGTTTCTATTACAGCTTTCTCTATCTGCCAACGGAGAGACGCCGCGCCATTACTGCCTTATATGCTTTCTGCCGCGAGGTGGACGATGTGGTGGATGAGTGCACCGATGCGTCGGTGGCGCGAACGAAACTTGCGTGGTGGCGGCAGGAAGTTGCCGCCATATTTGATGCCGGACATGGAAATGAACCCAGCCATCCGGTGGCTAAAGCGCTGGTTAACGTGTCGAAAATATTCAATCTCACCGCTGAGCGATTGAATGAGATCATTGATGGCATGGAAATGGATCTTAATTATAATCGCTATGCTGATTTCGAAACCTTGCGGCTATATTGCTATCATGTGGCGAGCGTGGTGGGATTATGTTCGGCGGAGATTTTTGGCTATCGCAATCCCGATACCCTGAAGTATGCGCAGGATTTGGGGCTCGCATTCCAGCTCACCAACATCATACGCGACGTCGGCGAAGACGCACGTCGCGACCGTATCTATCTGCCCCAGGATGAATTGGTACGTTTTGGCGTATCGAACGAGGACATCCTTCATTCGCGTGAAACCGACAGCTTCAAACGGCTGATGGAGTTTCAGATTGAGCGTGCGGAAAGTTATTACGCTCGGGCTTTCGCAGCATTGCCTGCGGAGGACCGAAAAAACCAGCGCCCCGGCATTGTCATGGCGGCGATTTATCAAGCTCTGCTAAAGGAGATCAAGGAGGACGGTTGTCGTATTATGCGGCAACGCGTAAGTCTTACGCCGATGCGTAAATTGTGGATAGCATGGACGACCTGGATCAAGGGGTGA
- the groL gene encoding chaperonin GroEL (60 kDa chaperone family; promotes refolding of misfolded polypeptides especially under stressful conditions; forms two stacked rings of heptamers to form a barrel-shaped 14mer; ends can be capped by GroES; misfolded proteins enter the barrel where they are refolded when GroES binds): MAAKEVKFGDSARHKMVAGVNILADAVKVTLGPKGRNVVLERSYGAPTITKDGVSVAKEIELKDKFENMGAQMVKEVASKTSDVAGDGTTTATVLAQSIVKEGMKYVAAGMNPMDLKRGIDKAVAATVEELKKLSKPCTTGKEIAQVGSISANSDPEIGKIIADAMEKVGKEGVITVEDGSGLQNELEVVEGMQFDRGYLSPYFINNPDRQIALLENPFVLLHDKKISNIRELLPVLELVAKAGKPLLIIAEDVDGEALATLVVNNIRGILKTCAVKAPGFGDRRKAMLEDIAILTGGTVIAEEVGLSLEKATLKELGQAKRIEVGKEETTVIDGAGDAANIEGRVKQVRKQIDEATSDYDKEKLQERVAKLAGGVALIKVGAATEVEMKEKKARVEDALHATRAAVEEGIVPGGGVALLRTLSAVASLKGDNHDQDAGIKIVLRALEEPLRQIVANCGDEPSVVINKVLEGKGNFGYNAATSEYGDMVEMGVLDPTKVTRYALQHAASVASLMLTTDALVAESPKEESGGGGGMGGMGGMGGMGGMGGMDM; this comes from the coding sequence ATGGCAGCGAAAGAAGTGAAATTTGGCGATTCAGCCCGCCACAAAATGGTGGCCGGGGTCAACATTCTGGCCGATGCGGTTAAAGTTACCCTTGGCCCCAAGGGGCGCAATGTTGTCCTGGAGCGTTCTTATGGCGCACCCACTATTACCAAGGATGGTGTCTCGGTAGCGAAAGAAATCGAACTGAAAGACAAGTTCGAGAATATGGGCGCACAAATGGTGAAGGAAGTAGCCAGCAAGACGTCTGATGTCGCGGGCGACGGCACGACCACTGCCACGGTTCTGGCGCAGTCCATCGTCAAGGAAGGCATGAAGTATGTCGCCGCCGGGATGAACCCGATGGACCTGAAGCGTGGTATCGATAAAGCCGTTGCCGCAACTGTTGAGGAACTCAAGAAACTGTCCAAACCCTGTACCACCGGCAAGGAAATTGCGCAGGTGGGAAGCATATCCGCCAATTCGGATCCGGAAATCGGCAAGATCATTGCGGACGCGATGGAAAAAGTGGGTAAGGAAGGCGTGATTACGGTGGAAGATGGTTCCGGGCTGCAAAATGAGCTGGAGGTGGTCGAGGGCATGCAGTTCGACCGTGGTTATCTTTCCCCGTATTTCATAAACAATCCCGACAGGCAGATCGCATTGCTGGAAAATCCTTTTGTCTTGCTGCACGACAAGAAGATTTCCAATATCCGCGAATTGCTGCCGGTGCTGGAGCTCGTAGCCAAAGCCGGTAAACCGCTATTGATCATTGCTGAAGATGTGGACGGCGAGGCACTCGCCACCCTGGTTGTGAACAATATCCGCGGCATCCTGAAAACCTGTGCAGTCAAAGCGCCTGGCTTTGGTGATCGCCGCAAGGCCATGCTTGAAGACATCGCCATTCTCACGGGCGGCACAGTGATTGCCGAAGAAGTAGGTTTATCGCTGGAAAAAGCTACCCTGAAGGAGTTGGGACAGGCCAAGCGCATAGAAGTTGGCAAGGAAGAAACCACTGTCATTGATGGCGCTGGAGATGCCGCAAACATTGAAGGCCGTGTCAAGCAGGTCCGCAAGCAAATCGACGAAGCCACGAGCGACTACGACAAGGAAAAATTGCAGGAGCGTGTGGCAAAGCTGGCTGGCGGTGTAGCGTTGATCAAAGTCGGTGCGGCCACTGAAGTGGAAATGAAAGAGAAGAAAGCGCGTGTTGAAGACGCCCTGCATGCTACCCGCGCCGCAGTGGAAGAAGGTATCGTTCCCGGTGGTGGCGTGGCGTTATTGCGTACCTTGAGTGCGGTGGCCAGCCTCAAAGGCGACAATCATGATCAGGACGCCGGCATCAAGATTGTTCTGCGTGCGCTGGAAGAGCCCCTGCGCCAGATCGTTGCTAACTGCGGCGATGAGCCTTCGGTAGTAATCAACAAGGTATTGGAAGGCAAGGGTAATTTTGGTTACAATGCCGCCACCAGCGAATATGGCGACATGGTGGAAATGGGTGTTCTGGATCCTACCAAGGTTACGCGTTATGCATTGCAGCATGCCGCCTCCGTGGCGAGTCTGATGCTTACCACTGATGCTCTGGTGGCTGAATCACCAAAGGAAGAATCCGGTGGAGGCGGTGGCATGGGCGGCATGGGTGGTATGGGTGGTATGGGTGGTATGGGCGGCATGGATATGTAG
- the groES gene encoding co-chaperone GroES, which translates to MQIRPLHDRVIVKRLEEERKTSSGIVIPDSAAEKPDQGEIIAVGKGKVGDDGKVRPLDVKVGDKVLFGKYSGQTVKVSGEELLVMREEDLMGVIES; encoded by the coding sequence ATGCAGATTCGTCCGTTACACGACCGCGTTATTGTCAAGCGGCTGGAAGAAGAACGCAAGACTTCATCCGGTATCGTCATCCCTGACAGCGCGGCGGAAAAGCCCGATCAAGGCGAAATCATTGCTGTAGGCAAAGGCAAGGTTGGTGACGACGGCAAGGTCCGTCCGCTGGATGTGAAGGTTGGCGACAAAGTGCTATTCGGAAAATACTCCGGACAGACGGTGAAAGTGTCGGGGGAAGAGCTTCTGGTGATGCGCGAAGAGGACCTAATGGGGGTCATCGAAAGTTAA
- a CDS encoding methyltransferase family protein, with protein MSNPRFLALDSMNSLSEILQSRRANVYSGMLLATLFGYFAHAHFGKFQETREWALLLVVISETLTAGFFIFRSNPKTVSLAPSDWLVAIGGSFAPLFFRPATWGMFPPASIVIVLGTMLQIISLLSLNRSFAIVAAKREIKTSWMYHIVRHPLYASYFLLFGGYVLVHTTLANLLVYTITMGFLCVRIFREERHLALDPAYRAYMLEVRHRLVPFVF; from the coding sequence ATGAGTAACCCGCGCTTTCTCGCCCTGGACAGCATGAATTCATTATCAGAAATACTGCAATCCCGGCGGGCTAATGTTTACAGCGGAATGCTGCTGGCAACCCTCTTTGGATACTTTGCCCATGCGCATTTCGGCAAGTTTCAGGAAACGCGGGAATGGGCGCTGTTGCTGGTGGTTATTTCTGAAACTCTGACGGCAGGATTTTTTATCTTCCGCAGCAATCCGAAGACCGTTTCGCTGGCTCCATCCGACTGGCTGGTGGCAATTGGCGGTTCCTTCGCGCCGCTGTTTTTCCGCCCTGCAACGTGGGGAATGTTTCCCCCGGCGAGCATCGTGATTGTGCTCGGCACGATGCTTCAGATAATCAGCCTGCTATCCCTCAATCGCAGCTTTGCGATAGTCGCGGCCAAACGTGAAATCAAGACCTCATGGATGTACCACATCGTGCGCCATCCGCTCTATGCCAGCTACTTCCTGTTATTTGGCGGCTACGTGCTGGTGCATACGACGCTCGCGAATCTGCTCGTCTATACGATAACGATGGGGTTCCTCTGTGTGCGAATCTTCCGCGAAGAAAGGCACCTTGCCCTTGACCCGGCATATCGCGCTTACATGCTTGAAGTGCGTCATCGGCTTGTCCCGTTCGTGTTTTAG
- a CDS encoding AAA family ATPase → MANPIGELLVREGLISPAQLAEALACQKGSSDRLGDILVSLGFLTANQFSQFFSPVPSAPLKVVNTGLSEAFLTDLLLKAAHLEAGTFSLQQISDILSLPFSVVDELAELVTTDQLASIRSATGYSRAAQVFELTQRGRERAKAALETSLYVGAAPVPLQDYTRALVRQGIRQIEVDNEWIRHSLKHMVIGERMLNQLGPAFSSGRSIFFYGPPGTGKTSIAEILGRALPGHVYIPQAIEVSGQVIRLFDPAIHFSVAEGTAESPQLDLRMNLKYDPRWKKCRRPVVMVGGELTLDMLDLRYDSSSKFYEAPIHMKAGNGVFILDDFGRQQVEPRQLLNRWIIPLERGTDFPTLHTGLKFEIPFDQITVFCTNMRPGDLVDEAFLRRIRHKIQVQYQTEDEFREILRRVCVTQGIAYDAIVAEYLLDNYYRKPIRPLTGSHPRDLMEHIVDRARFMKRRPELTIESVDMAAASYFVEM, encoded by the coding sequence ATGGCAAATCCAATCGGTGAACTGCTGGTTCGCGAAGGTCTGATATCACCCGCACAACTGGCAGAGGCGCTGGCCTGCCAGAAGGGGAGCAGTGACCGTCTGGGGGATATCCTCGTCTCCCTTGGTTTTCTCACCGCAAACCAGTTTAGCCAGTTCTTCTCCCCTGTCCCATCCGCCCCGCTAAAGGTGGTCAATACTGGCCTGAGTGAAGCATTTCTCACCGACTTGTTGCTCAAGGCCGCGCATCTGGAAGCCGGCACATTCTCCTTGCAGCAGATCTCGGACATACTCTCGCTCCCATTCAGTGTCGTCGATGAACTGGCGGAACTGGTCACGACTGACCAACTGGCTTCCATCCGCTCAGCCACCGGCTATAGCCGGGCGGCCCAGGTTTTCGAGCTGACCCAGCGTGGGCGCGAAAGAGCAAAAGCGGCGCTCGAAACCAGTCTTTACGTGGGGGCGGCTCCGGTGCCGCTGCAGGACTATACACGCGCCCTGGTGCGCCAAGGTATCCGGCAGATCGAGGTGGATAATGAATGGATACGCCATTCCCTGAAGCACATGGTTATTGGAGAAAGAATGCTTAACCAGTTGGGGCCGGCATTTAGCTCGGGACGTTCGATCTTCTTTTATGGCCCGCCTGGAACGGGAAAAACGAGTATCGCCGAAATATTGGGACGCGCACTGCCGGGGCATGTTTACATTCCGCAAGCGATTGAGGTGAGCGGCCAAGTAATTCGGCTGTTCGATCCCGCAATTCATTTTAGCGTGGCGGAGGGAACGGCTGAGAGTCCTCAGCTTGATTTGAGAATGAATCTGAAGTATGACCCGCGCTGGAAAAAATGCCGTCGCCCAGTGGTGATGGTGGGCGGCGAACTGACACTGGATATGCTCGACCTGCGCTACGATAGCAGCAGCAAATTCTATGAGGCTCCGATACACATGAAAGCCGGGAACGGGGTATTCATCCTCGATGACTTTGGCCGGCAGCAGGTGGAGCCGCGCCAGTTGCTCAACCGCTGGATCATACCTCTGGAACGCGGCACCGATTTCCCGACCCTGCATACCGGTCTGAAGTTTGAGATACCCTTCGACCAGATCACCGTTTTTTGTACCAATATGCGTCCCGGGGATCTGGTTGATGAGGCATTCTTGCGCCGCATCCGCCACAAGATCCAGGTGCAATACCAGACCGAGGACGAATTCAGGGAAATCCTGCGCCGGGTTTGTGTCACACAGGGAATCGCCTACGATGCGATAGTAGCCGAATATCTGCTGGACAATTATTACCGTAAGCCCATACGGCCGCTGACGGGGAGTCACCCGCGCGATTTGATGGAGCACATCGTGGACCGCGCGCGCTTCATGAAGAGGCGTCCCGAATTAACAATCGAGAGCGTGGATATGGCAGCGGCCAGCTATTTCGTGGAGATGTGA
- a CDS encoding LytR C-terminal domain-containing protein translates to MFKVKRLVWVMSCVSVMGGCALYQSSDKQALSIKPVMDVKHATGGAEAMYWLGRYYQGKMNYTEAAAAYEKALAADPAHAEAHNGLGVSYSLLGRHELALQHFRKAIELLPMAAHLHNNLGYAHFARGQESEAVAAFEQALRLDPENRQARSNLAAAYEKAELHDEAAMLRMARPEPTAAPDTFSATIPAAPSRLVQVTPNVFELRMTDADSMTALRTGRSTGKTAVSQDAGNLDSKDVRIEVSNGNGMSGMAAQVSGFLQRSGFAKARLTDRPPYQQVQTEIHYRPGNSVLAGQISQMMPKQAPVVESYNLRREVQVRVLLGKDFAREAAYFDNRGKIQVALSAGKAADAEEPRE, encoded by the coding sequence ATGTTTAAAGTAAAACGGCTGGTATGGGTGATGAGCTGCGTGTCCGTCATGGGGGGATGTGCATTGTATCAAAGCAGCGATAAGCAGGCTTTGAGCATCAAGCCAGTGATGGATGTAAAGCACGCAACCGGGGGGGCCGAGGCAATGTATTGGCTGGGCCGGTACTACCAGGGCAAGATGAATTACACGGAAGCTGCCGCCGCATACGAAAAGGCGTTGGCGGCAGACCCAGCTCATGCCGAGGCGCACAACGGACTGGGCGTCTCTTATTCCCTGCTGGGGCGGCATGAGCTGGCGCTGCAGCACTTCCGAAAAGCGATCGAACTATTGCCGATGGCGGCACACTTGCACAATAATCTCGGTTATGCCCATTTCGCGCGGGGACAGGAAAGCGAGGCCGTTGCCGCATTCGAGCAAGCACTGCGGCTCGATCCGGAAAACCGCCAAGCGCGCAGCAACCTGGCGGCTGCTTACGAAAAAGCGGAATTGCACGATGAGGCTGCCATGCTGAGAATGGCAAGACCGGAACCCACCGCGGCACCTGACACTTTTTCCGCCACCATACCCGCCGCTCCTTCTCGGCTTGTGCAGGTAACCCCTAATGTATTCGAGCTCAGGATGACCGACGCCGATTCAATGACGGCTCTCCGTACAGGTAGATCTACCGGCAAGACTGCCGTGTCGCAGGATGCCGGTAATCTTGACAGCAAGGATGTCCGTATTGAAGTTTCAAATGGCAACGGCATGAGCGGCATGGCCGCGCAGGTATCCGGCTTTCTGCAGCGAAGCGGGTTTGCCAAGGCACGTCTGACCGACCGGCCGCCGTACCAGCAGGTACAGACCGAGATTCACTACCGGCCTGGCAATTCGGTACTTGCCGGCCAGATCAGCCAGATGATGCCGAAGCAGGCTCCGGTGGTGGAGAGCTACAATCTGCGTCGGGAAGTCCAGGTTCGGGTGCTGCTGGGCAAGGATTTCGCCCGTGAGGCTGCCTACTTCGATAACCGGGGTAAGATACAGGTTGCCCTAAGTGCCGGCAAGGCGGCAGACGCTGAAGAACCTCGGGAATAG
- a CDS encoding type II secretion system F family protein has product MTTVQIAYLAVIFIMVAGAAFAVMRALAPRPTKTRLDQIAAEGASPQEKVDSQWNKSVIDLAGPLAKLALPSEGWENSVLRTRFMHAGYHARSVPMVYFAAKTLLALALPGIFLLYAGIGRLELDTSVALAALLGLAASGYYLPNVILARLIALRQRELFESFPDAIDLMTVCIEAGLGLDAAMVRVGEEMRLRSRVLAGELHLVSLELRAGRTREQALRNLALRTGVEEIDALVSMLVQADRFGTSIATSLRVHSDTLRTTRRLRAEEAAAKIALKLLFPLIFFIFPSLLLVLMGPAFINIYRILLPTLAGQ; this is encoded by the coding sequence ATGACAACAGTTCAGATTGCCTATCTGGCGGTTATTTTTATCATGGTGGCGGGAGCCGCCTTTGCGGTGATGCGGGCACTTGCGCCGCGTCCCACCAAAACTCGCCTGGACCAGATTGCCGCTGAAGGTGCCTCGCCGCAGGAAAAAGTGGACAGCCAGTGGAATAAGAGCGTTATCGATCTGGCCGGGCCGTTGGCGAAGCTGGCGCTGCCGAGCGAGGGATGGGAAAACTCTGTTCTGCGCACTCGCTTCATGCATGCAGGCTATCATGCCAGGTCGGTGCCGATGGTTTATTTCGCCGCCAAGACGTTGCTGGCTTTGGCTTTGCCGGGGATTTTCCTGCTCTATGCCGGTATCGGCCGCCTCGAACTGGATACCAGCGTTGCCTTGGCGGCGTTGCTGGGATTGGCGGCATCCGGCTACTACCTGCCGAATGTGATACTGGCGCGTTTGATTGCGCTACGCCAGCGTGAACTGTTCGAGAGTTTTCCGGACGCTATCGATCTTATGACAGTATGCATTGAGGCCGGATTGGGGTTGGATGCCGCAATGGTCCGAGTAGGAGAAGAGATGCGGTTGAGGAGCCGAGTCCTGGCTGGCGAGCTTCATCTGGTAAGCCTGGAGCTTCGTGCCGGCCGAACCCGGGAGCAGGCGTTGCGCAACCTTGCCCTGCGAACGGGGGTGGAAGAAATCGACGCCTTGGTCTCCATGCTGGTGCAGGCTGACCGCTTCGGTACGAGCATCGCAACTTCCTTGCGTGTGCATTCGGACACGTTGCGCACCACGCGCCGGCTGCGGGCGGAGGAGGCTGCCGCAAAAATAGCGCTGAAACTGCTTTTCCCTCTGATTTTCTTTATCTTTCCGTCGCTCCTGTTGGTGCTGATGGGACCGGCTTTCATCAACATTTATCGTATATTGCTACCCACCCTTGCGGGCCAATGA
- a CDS encoding type II secretion system F family protein has translation MAYHCARSCSTHPAGTRSEGAAMDSLYYLFLLFFFLAVVLFLEGGYLAWYAHKGPEAKRIQERLQAVSAGWNGAETALLKQRLLSSSPALGRFLLRVPRIHSLDRLLQQSGMSLMVTHFLGYTAMAALGGMASAALLGLPFIVTLLGAAAGSVLPLFFVRSAKRKRLEKIERQLPEAIDLMARALKAGHAFSGALQMVSTDGPEPAAGEFRLTFDEINFGVSVQDALMNLAFRVPITDLRYFVIAVLIQRESGGNLAELLDKISGLIRDRLTLLGRIRVLSAEGRLSAWILSCLPFATGLTIHIVNPGFLSILWTDPAGIIMVGTALGMMVMGIFIMSRIIKIRV, from the coding sequence ATGGCATACCATTGCGCGAGGAGTTGTTCGACCCATCCCGCCGGTACGCGTAGCGAAGGGGCGGCGATGGATTCTCTCTACTACCTGTTTCTCCTGTTCTTCTTTCTTGCCGTGGTGCTGTTTTTGGAAGGGGGCTATCTGGCCTGGTATGCTCACAAGGGTCCGGAAGCAAAACGCATCCAGGAACGTTTGCAGGCGGTTTCCGCCGGATGGAACGGCGCCGAGACGGCGCTACTGAAGCAACGGCTGCTGAGCAGCTCGCCCGCCTTGGGACGCTTCCTGCTGCGGGTTCCGCGCATTCACAGCCTCGACCGGCTGCTGCAGCAATCGGGTATGTCGCTCATGGTGACCCATTTCCTCGGCTACACTGCCATGGCGGCGTTGGGTGGAATGGCGAGCGCGGCGTTGCTGGGCCTGCCGTTTATTGTCACACTGCTTGGGGCTGCGGCTGGAAGCGTGCTGCCCTTGTTCTTTGTGCGCAGCGCGAAACGCAAGCGCCTGGAGAAAATCGAACGGCAGTTGCCGGAAGCGATTGATTTGATGGCCCGTGCGCTAAAGGCTGGCCATGCTTTTTCCGGTGCGTTGCAGATGGTGTCCACCGATGGACCCGAGCCGGCTGCAGGCGAGTTCCGCCTGACATTCGATGAAATCAACTTTGGCGTCTCGGTGCAGGATGCGTTGATGAACCTCGCCTTCCGGGTCCCCATCACCGATCTGCGTTACTTTGTGATCGCGGTGCTGATCCAGCGCGAGAGTGGTGGCAACCTGGCGGAATTGCTCGATAAAATCAGCGGGCTGATCCGTGATCGCCTCACGTTACTGGGAAGAATTCGCGTGCTTTCGGCCGAGGGACGGCTTTCGGCCTGGATTCTTTCCTGTCTGCCATTTGCAACGGGCTTAACGATCCATATCGTCAATCCCGGATTTCTGAGTATATTGTGGACGGATCCAGCAGGAATAATAATGGTCGGTACCGCGCTGGGAATGATGGTGATGGGTATCTTCATCATGTCGCGCATCATCAAGATCCGGGTATGA